TGCTTCATTGGATTACCACGATCTTAAAGTGAAATTATACAAAAAGAAAAAGCCTGAAAAAGAAGCCCAACTCAAAAGTGCTATCGTTAATCTGCTAGTTAAAAATGACTCAAATGACAAGACAAAAACTGCTGATGTTGAGTTGGAACGTATTCAGGAAAAATCCTTTTATAACTTTTTATGGCGCAGTATAGCTGAATCCCTGAAGAAGATTCTGATTTAAATATGAACGAATCTTAAACCTGACAATTATCAGGTTTAGAGAAAATGTTTTTTTCAATCTTTGTTTTTATTTTTAATTGAAAACAAATGACAAAGAAACGTTTACACACTTTTCATATTCCGGTAATGGGACTTGCTTATACCATTGATAGTCCGATTCGGGTGGCGCAATATGGCATTTCGTCTGTAATATCAATTGCAGACGATGATCTGATTGAGAAGATGCGTAATTTTTACAGTGCCAAATTCAACCTTCCGTATGAAGAAATAACCCAAAAATTTCACGATTACCGGGCTGAAAGAATTACATCTTATCTAAATCTGGTTGATACAATCGTAAAAGAGAAATTCGAAAATTTTAAATCCGAAATAGCCGGGAGCAAAACTGCTTTAGAAAACTTTATTGCGATGCTGCCGAATACATCAGATATCAAAAAAGGTTTTCAAAATTTACTTGAAGATGGAATTTCTGTTAAAGAAAATATTCAAAATTATATCGAGTCCCATCTTTTTCCGGGAGAGATTGATGTGAATATTATGACGAAATTAGACAAAGATAATTTCGTCAAAAACAAGCAGCTTTCGACTGAATTTAATGATGCTCATGCTGCTTTAAGAGGCTTTGCCAACAGTAATCTCCAATCATCAGTTGTGCTTTCTGCCGGAATGAATCCGAGATTGTATAGTTATTTTGAAAATTTCAGTGATTTTTTTCCAGATGAAAATAATCATCTTAAAAAGAAAATCATTTTAAAAGTAAGTGACTTTAGATCTGCGATGATTCAGGGAAATTTTTTAGCCAAGAAAGGACTCTGGGTATCTGAATACCGAATTGAATCCGGACTAAATTGCGGCGGACATGCTTTTGCAACTGACGGACTTTTACTGGGGACGATTCTTGAAGAATTTAAACAGAAAAAGCAGCAATTGATTCAGACTTCACATGATATCATGACAAAAGTACTCCAACAGAAAAATGCATATTTTCCTGAACAGCCTTTAGATTTAAAAATTACCGTTCAGGGTGGCGTGGGTACATCTCAAGAACACGAATTTTTACTGGACAATTATAATGTGGATTCTGTTGGCTGGGGATCGCCATTTTTATTGGTTTCAGAAGCCACATCTGTAGATGATGATACCCGAAAATTATTGATAAATGCTAAAGAAGAAGATCTTTACTTAAGTCATATTTCGCCTTTGGGAGTTCCGTTTAATACTTTGAAAGGAACGACAAATGAAATTCTGAAACAAAAGCGCATTCGGGAAAACAAGGCAGGAAGTTCCTGTCCGAAAAAATTTCTGGCATTAAGCAAAGAATACGATCCACACGGAATTTGTACTGCGTCAAAAAAATACCAGGACATTAAATTGGAAGAACTGAACGCTATAAAAACTACTATTTCACTCAATGCTTTTGAGAATGCTAAAGCTAAAATTACAGAGAAATCCTGTTTGTGTGTTGGTTTAGCAAATGCTTCTTATTTAGAAAATGACATTAAAATAAAAGGACAGTCTCAGGGAGTTGTAATTTGCCCAGGACCAAATATGGCATATTTCGACCAGGAAGTTTCATTAAAAGATATGTTACAGCATATTTATGGAAATAAGTCTATCTTAAGAACCCAAGATCGTCCAAATTTATTTGTGAAGGAATTAAAAATGTACATAGAGTATTTTAGAAATGAAATTGAAACAATTTCCGGAGAAATAAGTGCAAATCAGATTAAAAAATGGAATACTTTTAAAAGCAATATTTTAGAAGGAATCGACTATTATCAAAATCTTTTTTCACACACTTTATACTTTAAAAATGATGAAGAGAGAACGAAAAATCAATTTAATTTTTATAAATCAGAATTAAATTCAATACAAATACCAATACCAAAACTAGCTTAAATAACAAAACCCCGATTGATGAAATCGGGGTTTTGCTTATCATTTATTATAGGATTAAATCTTATTCTTTTTTCTTTTTGCTGCCATCAATAATAGCTCCAGTTCCTGTACCTACAGCAGCTCCTGTCAAACCTCCAATGATAGCACCTTCACCTTTTTTCTTACTGACTGCTGCCCCTGTAATCGCTCCAACTCCGGCACCAATCACTGCGCCTTTTGCTGTAGCACTCCAGCCTTTCTTTTTAGCAGGAGCCGCTGTAGTTGTAGTTGTTGCATCCTGACGCACTACGACAACTTTTTGTGCTTCTGTTTTTCGTGCTTCTTCTGCTTTTTCTTTTTCCTCCTGCAGATTAGCCATTTCTGTTTTCATCGAATCAATGACTCTTTGTTTGTTAATTTCAACTTTCATTGAATCTATACTGGCCTGCTTCGCTTTCTCAATATCAGCTTTTCCCTGATTTTGACAAGAAATTACAGTTAATGCGACTAATAAAGAATATAACGCTTTCATAATTGTATTTTTTTTAAAAAAATTATAAAACAAAGTAAGTCAGAATGACTGAATAATGTGTTACAAAATTTTGAAGAAAATTTACAGAATTAAATGAAAGAGTTTTTTTATTTTGACAGAATTCCATATTTTAAAATCTGTCCAAAATCATACATATCCTCAAAAGAACAATATAAAGGAACTGGTGCCAGACGAATGACATTAGGCTCGCGCCAGTCTGTAATCACGCCGTTTTTCATCAAATAATCGAATAAGCTTCTTCCCTCACCATGTAAAAAAACGGAGAGCTGACAAGCTCTTTCTTCCTGATTTGATGGTGTTATAATTTCGAAATTACTATCAACTTCCTTATCAATTTCATGGAGTATAAATTCCAAATAAGAGGTAATTTTATCTCTTTTGGCGATTAAAGCATCCATTCCTACCTCGGCAAACATTTCTACAGAAGCTAAATAAGGAGCCAAAGAAAGTACCGGTAAATTACTGATCTGCCAGCCACCCGCACCTTCAACTGGATCAAAATTAGGTTCCATTTTAAATCGGCGCTCTTTATTATGTCCCCACCAGCCTGCAAATCTTGGCAAGTCTGAATTATGATGTCTTTCATGAACAAAACACCCGGAAGCATTTCCTGGACCTGAATTCATATATTTATAACTACACCAGGCAGCGAAATCTACATTCCAGTCGTGTAGTTCTAATTTTATATTTCCAGCAGCGTGAGCTAAATCCCAACCTACTTTTGCACCAGCTTTTTGTCCGGCTGCAGTAATGGTTTTAATGTCAAAAACCTGCCCGGTATAATAATTTACGCCTCCAATTAAAACCAAAGCCAACTCGTCACCAACTTCTTCAATTTTTGCCAGAATATCTTTAAGTCGAATATTGTGTTCGCCTTCACGGCGTTTTATTTCTACAATAGCATCTTCCGGTTTATATCCATGAAAATGAACCTGGCTTTGAAACATATACTGATCTGACGGAAAGGCTTTTTCTTCGCAGATAATTTTATAACGGGTTGCAGTAGGCTGATAAAAAGAAACCATCAGCAAATGAAGATTTACAGTCAGGGTATTCATAACCGTAACTTCTGAAGGCAGGGCACCTACGATTTTACTCAAAGGTTCCGGGAATCTTTCCTGATAATCCCACCATGGTTTTTCTGCATAAAAATGACCTTCTACCGCAAAATGTGCCCAGTCATTCATTATTTCATCAATATAGGATTTGGTTCTTTTGGGCTGTAATCCTAAAGAATTTCCGGTGAAATAAATAACACGTTTACCATCTACTTTAGGAAAAATAAACTGATCCTGATAATGATTTAAAACGTCTTGTGAGTCAAGTTGTTTTGCGAATTCGCGTGTATTTTGAAAAGTCATTGTTTTTTGTTTTGCCTGCTAAAATAACAATTTTTGTTTGTTTTGTTTCAAGTTTAAAGTTTCAAGTTGCCAATAAATCGTGAAACCTGAAACTTAAAACCATTAAAAAACAAAAAAACCCGACAGTTTCTAAAACTATCGGGTTCTTATATTGAAAATTAATTCCGATTAAAGAATCAACATTGCATCTCCGTAAGAATAAAACTTATATCCTTCTTTGATTGCTTCATCGTAAGCTTTTTTCATTAAATCATGTCCACAAAAAGCTGAAATCATCATTAATAATGTTGATTTTGGCGTATGGAAATTAGTAATCATACAGTTTGCAATACTAAAATCGTGAGGAGGAAAGATAAATTTATTTGTCCAGCCTTCGTAAGGATTCAAAGTATTTGCAGAAGAAACAGAACTTTCAATGGCACGCATAGAAGTTGTTCCTACTGCACAAATACGTTTTTTCTTTGCTTTTCCTTCATTTACGATATCACAAGCTTCCTGAGTTATAATTAATTCCTCAGAATCCATTTTGTGTTTTGATAAATCTTCAACCTCAACTGGGTTAAAAGTTCCTAAACCTACGTGTAAAGTCACCTCAGCAAAATTCACTCCTTTGATTTCCAGTTTTTTCAAAAGGTGTTTTGAGAAGTGCAAACCAGCTGTTGGTGCTGCTACAGCTCCCTCTTCTTTTGCATAAATCGTCTGGTATCTGTCTGCATCTTCGGGAGTTACCTCGCGGTTGATATATTTAGGGATTGGAGTTTCTCCAAGCTCTGTCAATTTATTTCTGAATTCCTCATAAGAACCATCATATAGAAAACGTAAAGTTCTTCCGCGTGAAGTCGTGTTATCAATTACCTCAGCAACTAAAGAGTCATCATCGCCAAAATAAAGTTTATTACCAATTCTGATTTTACGTGCCGGATCAACCAAAACATCCCAAAGACGTTGTTCTGAATTTAGTTCTCTCAACAAGAAAACTTCAATTCTTGCTCCGGTTTTTTCTTTATTTCCGTACAAACGTGCAGGGAAAACTTTTGTATTATTTAGAATTAAAACGTCTCCGTCATCAAAATAATTGATTACGTCTTTAAACATTTTATGTTCGATAGTGTTTTTTTTACGGTCAATTACCATTAAACGGGACTCGTCTCTGTTTTCTGCCGGGAATTCAGCCAAAAGTTCTTTCGGTAAATTGAAATTGAAGTGTGATAATTTCATATTTGAATGATTGATTTTAGAATGTAGATTTTAGATTTTGTATCTAAAATTGTAAATCGTGTGCAAATATACGATTGTCAGACAGGCGTTGTCAAGTGTTTTGCTGTTTATTTTCAAAAGTCGTTGATTCAGTGGTGTTTCGACAACATCAAAAAACATTTTTGTACCATATAAATGATATAAGTTCATTTAATTCGAATTTTAGCGGTCAGCAGTGTTGGAAATGCAGAAATAACAAAATTTAAATCATTTTTTTTTACACAGAAAAATTGTATTAAATTTAACTTGAAACGAAGATTTAATTAACGTTTTTTAAGCCAAATTAATATATGTTTGCCTGAACAATCAAACATATATTATGAAAAAAAAATACTTAATAATTGTAATGTTATTTTCGATTTGTGCTGTTAATGCCCAAAATGACAACTCTACAAATGAGAAAAAAAATGAAGTAAAATTAAATGTGTTACTACCTCTAACTGGCGCACTTGAAGGAACTTATGAAAGAAGCTTAAATAGAAAATCTTCATTAGGTATTTCAGTTTTTACTGTGTTCGATAACGATAAATCAGAAGAAGATTTAAATTATTCTATATCAACATACTATAGAAGATATTTTGGAAAGAAATTTGCTTCTGGTTTTTTTGCCGAAGGTTTTGGTATGTTAAGCTCAATTGACGGAAAAAAAATATATGATACAAATGATAATTCAAAATTTACTGAAGGTTCTGATGTAATTGATTTTTCCCTTGGTTTAGGTTTAGGAAGTAAATGGGTTACTAAAAGTGGATTTATATTTGAGGTTAACGCTGGTTGGGGGAAACTATTATTTAATGCTGAAAAGACTGACCACACCCAAGTTGTAAGATTAGGTTTTAATTTGGGTTATAGATTTTAAAAATAATTAAACTTGGAAATGACAATTGGAATAAATTGGAATGGACATACATAAAACATAAACTGCCGAACCGCTAACCGTCGTTTGAAAAATTAGTAACTACTTTTTTGTTTGGCTAAAGCCGAAAAACTAATCATAAAAAACCTCCAGTCGAAACTGAAGGCTATTGAAATTATGCTCATTTTATTTAAATGGAACTTATATCACTTATATGGTTAATAATTTTTAAAGTTCTGAAATTTCAAAGTTTAACTCTTTTAAATCATTCCAGAAATCGGGATAAGATTTAGATACTACTTCTGCATTTTCTATAATAATTGGCACTTTTAAGGCTAAAGGCGCAAATGCCATTGCCATACGGTGATCGTTATAAGTGGCAATTTTCACATTATGATTCATTGTATCAGAAAGTCCTAAAGTCAAACTATCATTTGTCACCGAAATATTGGCTCCTAATTTTGTAAGCTCGATTCGGAGTGCTTCAAGCCTGTCTGTTTCTTTAATCTTTAATGTATGCAGCCCGGTTAAATGACAGCCAATTCCTAATCCTAAACAAGTAACTACAATCGTTTGAGCAATATCTGGTGTGTTATTAAGATCAAAGTTTACAGTTTCAAGTTTAAAATCCGGCTGTTTTACTAATGTCATTTTGTTTCCTTCGAAAGTAGTTTTGACACCCATTTTTTCATAAATAGAAACCAAAGCCGAATCTCCCTGCAAACTATTTTCTTTATAACTGCTCAAAGTTATGGATGCAGCGTCTGCCAAAGCAACCAGACTAAAGAAATAAGAAGCCGAACTCCAGTCCGATTCTACAACCATTTCTTTTGAAGCAACAGCCTCTTTTGTATAGACTTTAATTACGTTTCCTTCAAAACTGGTTTGGATATCCAGATCATTCAGCAAAGCTAAAGTCATTTTGATATACGGAATAGAAGTTATTTCGCCCTCTAAAGTAAGTTCTAAACCATTCTCTAATTTTGAAGCTACTAACAAAAGGGCCGAAATATACTGACTGCTCACATTTGCAGCCAGGCTTACTTTTGAAGCGGTTACTTTTTTTCCTTTAATTCTGATTGGCGGATACCCTTCTTCTTTTTCATATGAAATTTCAACACCAAGTTGCGCCAAAGCTTCTACTAAAATTTTTATCGGTCGTTCCTGCATTCTGCTTGAACCAGTCATTACAACTTCACGTCCTTCGTTTACTGCAAAATAAGCCGTTAAAAAACGCATCGCTGTCCCGGCATGATGAATATCTACAATCTCGTCATTTCCCACAAGGGCTTTTTGCATTACCTCGCTGTCATCAGAATTAGAAGTATTAGCAAGGGTTATATTTGGAAAAAGCGCCTTTAAGAGCAATAAACGATTGGTTTCGCTTTTTGATCCTGTAACAGCAATCTGGCCTTGTAAGTTTTTATGGTTGGTTTGAAGTAATAAATTCATCTATATAATTAATAAGTTGTAAATTATGAATCATGAATTATTAAAAACATAATTCAGACGCGCAATTTACCACTCCCCATTCATAATTCAAAATTGAAAACCCATAATTCAAAACTTATGAGTGATATTTCACAATTATTTCAATTTATCGTTGTTTTTGTGACGATCCTTATCCCTAACCGATTTTAAATCCATTTTTTTATCAAAAGCAGCCTGTAAATCGATTCCTGTTTGATTAGCCAAACATAAGACTACAAAAACAACATCAGCAAGTTCTTCGCCTAAATCTTTGTTTTTATCACTTTCTTTTTCTGATTGTTCCCCGTATCTACGCGCAATAATCCTCGCAACTTCACCTACTTCTTCTGTAAGTTGTGCCATATTGGTCAATTCATTAAAATAACGGACACCATGTTCTTTTATCCAGGTATCAACGTCTAATTGTGCGTTTTTCAAATCCATTACTATATTTTTTTAAGAATAATTTTTTCGCCTTGACTTGTGATTATTTTTTGAAAAATTTCTTTTAAGCCATCGTACTGATCTTCTGCAAAAATACTACTCTTAATTTCTGTTGAGCAAATAATCTGAATTTTGTTTCCTTCATTATTAATATTAAATTTATACAAAATTACATTATTCTCAGCTACAATCTGAATAGGTTTTGGAAGTGTCTCAATAACATATCCTTCAGGAATTTCAAGATTTATATTTAATTTTTCCTGACTGGGATACCCAAAATACACGGGCATTTGTCTTTTCTCCTGATTAAAATAATTTTTAGTTGTCGTAAAAAACAGCATTGGGGATATAAACATTTTGTCTCCAATAATTTCACATTGATTTTCTGAAATAAAGTCGAATGCTTCAATAACAGGCTTTTCAACATTTGTTTTTATATTTTCAACTGCATAATTTGAAATTTTAGCATTTTCTAATTGTTCTGCTAATTTTTCCAG
The Flavobacterium flavigenum genome window above contains:
- a CDS encoding YMGG-like glycine zipper-containing protein → MKALYSLLVALTVISCQNQGKADIEKAKQASIDSMKVEINKQRVIDSMKTEMANLQEEKEKAEEARKTEAQKVVVVRQDATTTTTAAPAKKKGWSATAKGAVIGAGVGAITGAAVSKKKGEGAIIGGLTGAAVGTGTGAIIDGSKKKKE
- the kynU gene encoding kynureninase: MTFQNTREFAKQLDSQDVLNHYQDQFIFPKVDGKRVIYFTGNSLGLQPKRTKSYIDEIMNDWAHFAVEGHFYAEKPWWDYQERFPEPLSKIVGALPSEVTVMNTLTVNLHLLMVSFYQPTATRYKIICEEKAFPSDQYMFQSQVHFHGYKPEDAIVEIKRREGEHNIRLKDILAKIEEVGDELALVLIGGVNYYTGQVFDIKTITAAGQKAGAKVGWDLAHAAGNIKLELHDWNVDFAAWCSYKYMNSGPGNASGCFVHERHHNSDLPRFAGWWGHNKERRFKMEPNFDPVEGAGGWQISNLPVLSLAPYLASVEMFAEVGMDALIAKRDKITSYLEFILHEIDKEVDSNFEIITPSNQEERACQLSVFLHGEGRSLFDYLMKNGVITDWREPNVIRLAPVPLYCSFEDMYDFGQILKYGILSK
- the queA gene encoding tRNA preQ1(34) S-adenosylmethionine ribosyltransferase-isomerase QueA, which produces MKLSHFNFNLPKELLAEFPAENRDESRLMVIDRKKNTIEHKMFKDVINYFDDGDVLILNNTKVFPARLYGNKEKTGARIEVFLLRELNSEQRLWDVLVDPARKIRIGNKLYFGDDDSLVAEVIDNTTSRGRTLRFLYDGSYEEFRNKLTELGETPIPKYINREVTPEDADRYQTIYAKEEGAVAAPTAGLHFSKHLLKKLEIKGVNFAEVTLHVGLGTFNPVEVEDLSKHKMDSEELIITQEACDIVNEGKAKKKRICAVGTTSMRAIESSVSSANTLNPYEGWTNKFIFPPHDFSIANCMITNFHTPKSTLLMMISAFCGHDLMKKAYDEAIKEGYKFYSYGDAMLIL
- a CDS encoding nucleotide pyrophosphohydrolase, with product MDLKNAQLDVDTWIKEHGVRYFNELTNMAQLTEEVGEVARIIARRYGEQSEKESDKNKDLGEELADVVFVVLCLANQTGIDLQAAFDKKMDLKSVRDKDRHKNNDKLK
- the aroA gene encoding 3-phosphoshikimate 1-carboxyvinyltransferase, which encodes MNLLLQTNHKNLQGQIAVTGSKSETNRLLLLKALFPNITLANTSNSDDSEVMQKALVGNDEIVDIHHAGTAMRFLTAYFAVNEGREVVMTGSSRMQERPIKILVEALAQLGVEISYEKEEGYPPIRIKGKKVTASKVSLAANVSSQYISALLLVASKLENGLELTLEGEITSIPYIKMTLALLNDLDIQTSFEGNVIKVYTKEAVASKEMVVESDWSSASYFFSLVALADAASITLSSYKENSLQGDSALVSIYEKMGVKTTFEGNKMTLVKQPDFKLETVNFDLNNTPDIAQTIVVTCLGLGIGCHLTGLHTLKIKETDRLEALRIELTKLGANISVTNDSLTLGLSDTMNHNVKIATYNDHRMAMAFAPLALKVPIIIENAEVVSKSYPDFWNDLKELNFEISEL
- a CDS encoding DUF3575 domain-containing protein; amino-acid sequence: MKKKYLIIVMLFSICAVNAQNDNSTNEKKNEVKLNVLLPLTGALEGTYERSLNRKSSLGISVFTVFDNDKSEEDLNYSISTYYRRYFGKKFASGFFAEGFGMLSSIDGKKIYDTNDNSKFTEGSDVIDFSLGLGLGSKWVTKSGFIFEVNAGWGKLLFNAEKTDHTQVVRLGFNLGYRF